The following proteins are co-located in the Megalops cyprinoides isolate fMegCyp1 chromosome 15, fMegCyp1.pri, whole genome shotgun sequence genome:
- the mkks gene encoding McKusick-Kaufman/Bardet-Biedl syndromes putative chaperonin: MSRLCKKHPSLCTSNPLTDEEVCRKLALLRRIFASCFGPSGRLKQIHNNVGGHVLTTSTSTVLLKALTLSHPMLKLLSASVLNHVSRFSDCGLFTAILSSTLVENTKSLDIEPSLAIKVNRRLLDMCTSYLTKENCSCKVKVDFSSSHGLLVLAQSVITSKPACMLTRREAQHICSRVVQAFLRTVPCDTPGRVYLGKVVTVSVEGQPVEESAVFPGLLVDMPENLCLADVAKLGPGPFRVVVFNASLAGDLSETEEGALEVDGSACPEAAVLEQLLRLGEQVVADKVELFVCQRVVHPVLQQYLKRHGVIVVERLGISLLEPLLQVTGAQAVATFQAPVPVQSYGQVTGLVVRCCGMKEMLHLLPAGDSTHCTLMLCHRNETMLNEFRVVCQRADHVLRLTLKEPYALLGGGCTETHLAAYLRHKSGSDVSGAVSDLGCSRTDYLLATDGFCRSLESVARALEHDGRESLVDLSHGHRWAVPGDMEPKATWKDVVGSCGCGLISPSQDLEWAPLSAGCPPFSPVKTVNIATQPQVLDSFPAKRNALQVAVETANLILDLKYIIQDVN; this comes from the exons ATGTCTCGTCTCTGCAAGAagcacccctctctctgcacaagCAATCCGCTGACAGACGAGGAGGTGTGCCGAAAGCTCGCCCTGCTCAGGCGCATCTTCGCGTCCTGTTTCGGTCCCTCGGGCAGACTCAAACAGATCCACAACAACGTGGGAGGCCATGTCCtgaccacctccacctccacggTGCTGCTGAAAGCGCTCACCCTGTCGCACCCTATGCTGAAGCTGTTGTCTGCGTCTGTCCTCAACCATGTTTCCCGCTTCAGCGACTGCGGCCTTTTCACCGCCATTCTCAGCTCTACCCTCGTCGAAAACACAAAGAGCCTCGACATTGAGCCCAGCCTGGCTATAAAGGTGAACAGGCGACTCCTAGACATGTGCACCAGCTATCTTACTAAGGAAAACTGCAGCTGCAAGGTTAAGGTTGACTTCAGCAGCAGCCACGGCTTGTTGGTGCTGGCGCAGAGCGTCATAACCAGCAAACCCGCATGCATGCTGACACGCAGAGAAGCTCAACACATCTGTTCGCGAGTGGTCCAGGCCTTCCTCAGGACTGTCCCCTGTGACACCCCAGGCCGTGTTTATCTGGGGAAGGTTGTGACAGTTTCCGTGGAAGGCCAGCCTGTGGAGGAGTCAGCGGTGTTTCCCGGGTTGCTTGTGGACATGCCCGAGAACCTGTGCCTCGCTGATGTGGCGAAGCTGGGGCCGGGGCCGTTCAGGGTGGTGGTGTTCAACGCGTCGCTGGCTGGAGACCTGtcggagacagaggagggggcgCTGGAGGTCGACGGCTCGGCCTGCCCAGAGGCAGCCGTGTTGGAGCAGCTGTTGAGACTCGGCGAGCAGGTAGTGGCGGACAAGGTGGAGCTGTTTGTGTGCCAGCGGGTAGTTCACCCTGTGCTACAGCAGTACCTCAAGAGACATGGTGTGATCGTGGTGGAGAGACTGGGAATCAGTCTTCTGGAGCCACTTCTCCAAGTGACAG GTGCACAGGCAGTGGCCACGTTTCAGGCCCCTGTCCCAGTCCAGTCCTACGGACAAGTTACAGGTCTCGTTGTCCGGTGCTGTGGGATGAAAGAGATGCTCCATCTACTCCCTGCTGGagacagcacacactgcaccctGATGCTCTGCCACAGGAACGAGACCATGCTGAACGAGTTCAGG GTGGTGTGTCAGAGAGCAGACCATGTCCTGAGGCTGACTCTGAAGGAGCCATACGCGCTGCTGGGAGGAggatgcacagaaacacacctggCAGCTTACCTCAGACACAAG AGCGGCAGTGATGTCTCCGGAGCCGTTTCAGACCTGGGCTGCTCACGCACTGACTACCTGCTAGCTACTGATGGATTCTGTCGCTCGCTGGAATCCGTAGCAAGAGCACTGGAGCACGATGGCAGGGAAAGTCTTGTTGACCTGTCCCATGGCCATCGCTGGGCTGTCCCGGGGGACATGGAACCTAAAGCCACGTGGAAGGACGTGGTGGGGTCCTGTGGGTGTGGCCTGATATCCCCCAGCCAAGATCTGGAGTGGGCTCCTCTCAGCGCGGGCTGTCCACCCTTCTCTCCTGTGAAAACTGTCAACATAGCCACTCAGCCACAGGTGCTGGACTCATTTCCAGCCAAGCGCAATGCGCTTCAGGTGGCTGTGGAGACTGCAAATCTCATACTGGATCTGAAGTATATTATTCAGGATGTAAATTAA